In Ovis aries strain OAR_USU_Benz2616 breed Rambouillet chromosome 13, ARS-UI_Ramb_v3.0, whole genome shotgun sequence, the genomic window TTTGAAGCTAGGCAGTCTGGAAGGATTGCAGATAGGGTGCTAAGGGAATTGTTAGCTGTCGACTGTGTGTTTTAGCAATTACTTGGTTTTACAGTATAGGAGAATTCTAAGAAGCCACAGCACTAGATGTGTGTATCCTAATTTATGAGAAGGGACTCTAATGCATGAATTAAAATAGGTATGTTTTCATTAAGCAAATAACTGATAATTTCAGGGTAATGAAGTAATTAAATTTGATGTGAAAAACCTACACACAGATGTTAGTGGGTTTGCCCTGGAAGTCAAATTTTCTTTCCCGTAATGTTGAAAAGAGTATTGATGGGGATGAAGGAGTCAGCTCAGTTGGAATCTAACTCATAGGTTGCCCCATTTCTTCATCACTTGGCACACATTTGTTGGGTGCTTGCCCGGCACCAAGTTGACACGGGGCAAAGTGCtaagatgtgaagaacagacagACGTGGTCCTGATGGAATTTGTAGGACAGTGTGTCTGACACGCAGCAGTAGTCTGCAAATGTcaactctccttccttccttcccatcttGCTGTGCATGAATGTAACCTGTAAATATTTTTAGAACTTTAAGTCAGCCaagttgatcttttaaaaatggacagtTTCTGAAATGAGTACAAAATATTTTACCTTTAACTGtacaaaatcacttttaaaaacatgttaagATCATTTGAGGATCCTTTAGTAAAGGATCATTTGAGTGTGCTCtctgagatggagaaggaaatggcaacccactccagtattcttgcctggaaaatcccatggatggaggagggtggtaggtccatggggtcacaaagagtcggttgtgacttcgctttcactttctgtcTAAGATAACTACTGTGGGGGGCAGGGAGCTTAAACTGGAACCCCAGTCAGCAAATACATGTGGAAGTCCTGACCTTCATCAAATAGATAGGTTGTGAATATTCATCAGACATCAGTGTTCCACCTTGGAGAGCAGACTCTGTCCTCTTCTTTTTTCTGGATAGACATATTCCAACAGCCTGGTGTCTGTTTTGCTCCTGCCATTTCCTAGTCACTGTAATCGCCTTTTGAATTCAGCAATTAAAGCCTTCCTAATGTTTCGTACTCCACAGAATTAATCTGAAAAGGAAGTACACCTTTGCCTTTATAGAACCAGGAAGAGGCATGTCCTTGGTTCTGTTTTGGTTAATGTGCAGTTTGTCATTGTTCCAGAGACGTTAGCATACTAATATTAACTGAATGGtgagttaaaattattttaattgtttagGGTGTCAGTAAAATAACAactacatttttgaaaattagacctttttaaaaaagctcatttaagaaaatggaaataagaaattTGGTTGGGGAGGGAGTTTCTGATTTTTCTGTGTCAGAGGGAAGATGTTTCTATTTCTCAATGTTCCGCCTTCTCTAAGATGGAGGAACTATTTTATATTAGGAAACCAATGGCCATAAGTGGAAATGTAGATGTtgaaaagggagggagaaggcGTTTCAGGGAAGAGAAGGCAGGTCTTCATCTGAAACTGAGATAGCAGATACTTACTTTTAAATGTAAGAAGCATGAGGCAGCAGTGTGTAGTGTGCCAGATGGAGTGGTGCCAGACTGCCCGGGTTGGGATCTTGACTCCCCTCAGGTTTGAGTCCTGACTGCCTCGCTGGGTGGCCTTGTGCAGGTGACTCAGTGTCTCCCATCCCCTCATCTGTTAGATGGGGGTAATGTAGTGCCCCATTAATTGGAttggtgtgaggattaaatgagtattTGTAAAGAAGTGAGGGTAGGGGGAGAAATGCTTGTGAGGACCCAGATGTAtccactgaaaaatgaaaatgaatctgTACATGCGTGTTTTATCTATATAAACTAATGTGAGAAGGTAGAAGCCTAATGACAATGGATCACGGATGGTGGTAAAGTTCTGGAAGTCATTTGGTGGAGAGCCAGGGGTTGGACTTTTTCACCCAGGCATTCAGTATTCAAATCGCAGATacttcataattttcttttccttaggaATTAGTAGATGCTGCTGCTTCCTTAATTTTTAGTTAGTCAGCGTTATACGCTCCTTAAAATTCTTTCAAGCTGTCTGCAGTGAGTCTCGCAGACCCCATCCTGTACTGGCTCCTTCGGTTTTTCTCACACTGCCATCTGATCATAGGAGATCATGGCAGTCCACTCTCTGTGCAGTTTGCCCTCCATTGTACTAGATAAGTTTGCGGTTTCTTGGATAATCTCCTGATGATTTCTCAGGACATGAGACAATTTTCTGGGACACAGCTGATTCAGAACTtcctttatcttttcatttccaaaaacTATATTCAGTAGAGCAAGCTCTCCCTAAAGAGAGCTCAGATCAGCTCTTTTTTATTtcgtttttctattaaatttttttttttggcatcaaCCATCATGTCTGTTGATAGTTACAAATCTGTCTCTAATCTCAAAATACCTCATATTTTCCACAGACCCGGAGCACATTTCCACCTGGTCCCATAGTATTTTCACAATATCACATTCAAAACTCATTATCACAAGTGAGAATCCCCCCTACCTAGCTTTTCTGTCTTGGTTAAATGACAACACTGTGCACTCTGGTCATTAAGTTAGAAACCTTTAGGTCCGCTTGCTCTCAGATCTAGGCTCCCATTGCTTTGCCAGCCTCTCAGTCCAGGTTCTTGCCTCCTCTTGTCTGGAAACTGCAAGCAGCTGCCCCTATGGCCTCTGTGTCTTCAAGATTCAGTATCATTCTGTGCTTTTCCTTGCCATCTGAGGACTTTAGTGAACAATTAAAGTTTCatcaggtgggaggggggttcatgtttgggaacgcgtgtaagaattaaagattttaaaattaaaaaaataaataaataaagtttcatcATTTCCCCACTAccgataaaataatatttaaacttAGTAACGCAAGCCGTGTCTCCAGCCTTGAAACTGCATACAGTTCCCAGGAATGCCCCAGGGCCCTCCTTTGTGCAGTGTATAGATCCCTCAGTCCTTTGGCGCTTTCCAGGCCAACAGGTGCTTGGTGGATTGAAGAGCTGAAAGATGGTGTATGTTCGATAACATGTTGTCTTCACCAGCAAGGGGAAGAGCCTCTCATATTTATCTTTAACTCACTATTTTTGACTTTTATGTGTTAGCTCTTTAAAGACTAGAAAAATATTTAGTGTAAAATTTATGTAGATCTTAAGTTTGCATGGATCTTGTCTATGAGATAATAGTGTGCTTCTTGTGGTCAGAGACCAAGTCCTGGAGCAGAGGATCTGCTCCATAAAAGCTCACTGGATTGAGTTGGAACAGTTAAGAACTGGTTTTTAAATTCTACTTTGACACTTGTGGTCATGTTAGAATGTATGATTGATCCTAAAGTGTTATGTTGTTTATTGGTGAAATGAGAAAGTCAGGAGCTTCCTTGGGAACTGAGCAATCATTTTTAGAAGTGGCTGACCTTGAGTTTAAGAATAACTGGATAGCCTGACAAGGGGAAGGACTTGTCTGTCATGGAAACAATATAGGCTAAGACATGGAGTGGGAAATAGAGCCTCTGTGAATGCCATGTGACCTCAGTGGAAGCTTTATGTTAGGGCAGCTCGAATGAGACCTTTGAAACAGGGCTTGATATCCGTATTAGGGGGTTTATGCTGcggcttagtcgcttcagtcatatatCCATATATAGTCAGACTCTTATATTTGATAGATTGTTTCTTTATGGGCCACTCTTTAAGTCCATATATTAACTTTGGAAGTTTCTGGAGCTTTttcccaaaaaactaaaaaaaactttttgccACCTTTATTTTCAGGATCCAAGTTCGAAATATGGCAACTTTGAAAGATAGTAAGTACTTTTATCTCAATATGTGaattaagaaaaactaaattttgccaaataaaaatacttttgaaagtGTGCTGCTTTAGCCCATTTACGTACTTGGTTAAAACGGACAGTGAATCTATGTCGTGTGTCTCTGGCGTTGAAAAACCGCTGTGGGGGAACACGTGGTGGCTGTGCTGCTGTTGTGTGTAGAATGATGATAATTAGAAAAAACTGCACTCTGTGTGGTGTGTAAGATGGTATGGGACTTGTTCTCGGTTGAAAGCCGTTTTCAGTACCATTTAATGCTTTACATGCATAATTTACTGTTACATTGCTGGTTTTGCTTGCTGTCCAGATAGCGCGAGGTCTGACTTACTGGTGCTACTGTTAACTCTAATATTAAGCCTCGTTTGCCAGATGGTCTAACTGCTAGTTATTCTGCCTTGCAGTTtaggaaaatatttccataaattcACAAGTGAAGTCACAATTCCTTTATATTAACACAGCACTTCTGTTTTTCAGTTACCAGGCGACTAAAATCAATCAAAAACATCCAGAAAATTACCAAGTCTATGAAAATGGTAGCAGCAGCGAAATACGCCCGAGCTGAGAGGGAGCTGAAACCCGCCCGAGTGTATGGAGTGGGGTCCTTGGGTAAGAGGGGTGTGCAGTCAGATTACAAAGACCTTTTAAGCTAGAGATCTCGGTCCTGAGCACCTACAAGCACTCACGATCATGGCAGCCCTGTGTGGGCGGGCACTGTTGGAGCCCCAGCTTTGCAGAGGAGAAAACCCAAGTCCAGTACAGTCGTGACTTTACCTGCGTGGCTTGGCCTCCGAGCCTGTCTCTATTCATCACTGTATGTGTTCACCTCCCTTTTAAAGTACTCTGAAATCAAATTGTTCCTAGATTATTAAATATGCCATCAAAAGAACGTGGGGTTTAGTGCATCAGACTCAGATGCTTGATTTTATCCTGTTACAATGTGATGTGATCTTTTAGGACtgcaggttggggtgggggtttCCTGCAGTGGAATTTGAACAGTCAAGGGTATGACTGAGTATATGGACAGagtgttgaaagatcagctgtaaaggaagaaaaaagatacatCTGTATTATCTGTATTAATCTGTTAGATAGAAATTACTTTCTGCAGGAGTTTTCTCGTGTTCATATTTCTTCAGCATGCATTCATACTGCTAACGAAAGTTTTGTATGAGAAAATGATAGTGTTCCATGCTTCAGTTGAAATGACTCCTTGCTTTGAAAATGCCAtactgggacctccctggcagtccagtggttaagacttcaccttctgtGCAAGGGGTgtatgttcagtccctggtcagagagcttaGATCCCAATGCCTCatggccaagaaaccaaaacactggacagaaacaatattgtaacaaaatcagtaaagactttttaaaaaataaagatactgtgTTTAGTTTCACTTAGCAGTATAGCAGAGACTTGTTCCGTTAGGTTTTAGCCATTTTTAACGACACCAGCTGTTTGCTCTTATGAGTCTTGTTCTCTGCCGGGCTTAATGAAGAAATTGACTTGAATATCTGATTAGAATATTTGTGGTATAATATTAAACATTCAAGTCAAGGCTGCCAGTCAACTTCTAAGTCCTTCAAACTGAAAAAATACTGTCTGCTGGATATTAAATGgctaatctttaaaatatttaagaactttaaataggaattttatttttatgctgtacaatataaaagataaaaagagacttAAAAGGAGTATTCTCTTCACTTCCCTGAACTTTAGGGTTGAGTATGTACCTGTCTCCGCCTTTTATGGAGGGTTCTCAGGTATTGACATTTGAGAGTCCTGCTCTAACTGAAGAAGGGTAGTAGGAATTTGGTTGAAGTGGGGGCATGTGGCACCCATGAGGATGCAGTTTGCAACTAGAGAGAGAGCTGCTGAAACCATCCTGTGTTTGCACCGGAGACATGCTTCCCACGAGCTCCTCCTGACAGGTGGGCTGCTCACGCTGCATGTTCTGTGGAGGCCTGGGGCCCTCTGGCAGCCTTGCTGAGCTTGCCTTCAACTGCTCTGCAGGCCAGGAAGCTGCTGCCTCACCTTTCTTCCCACTAGTCAGACAGGCATCGCGATGTGATGCCTCTTCTGACCTTCCCGTGTCTTCTCAGGCGTTTTCCCAGTAAAATCCACGTGTATTGAACCCTATTTGAATCCCTGTTGGCTTCTGCTGCTTTGAAGATCAGGCCAACAAAGTGAGGCTGTTAAAAGTAACACCCAAAATAAAATGGCATCCATTATTTTAATGTCAGTAGTTTTCATAAAAGCTCGCTGTGCAGATTATATGAacagttcagtaaatatttactctttgCTTTCTTGGTTGTACTCTgaagattttaattatttaaaaatttggtaAGTCTAGATAAGTTGTCACTTCTCAAAGTCTGGCCTCTTTACAAGCTGTTTGATTGTACTAGTGAATTCTTTTAGTCAGTACTTAAGAAAACTTGCTGTTTAGAGACCTCTTAACAGAGATTTATACCGTTATGGTTTTCAGCCTCTTTCTAAATAAGTGCAAAGATACTTGATAAGTAAAGGCATCATTTTGTGAATTAGGGGTTATTGCTGTATTTAGTGTaattacacctttttttttttttttgaagctctGTATGAAAAGGCTGATATTAAGACTCCTGAAGACAAGAAGAAGCACCTCATCATCGGTGTGTCCTCGGACCGAGGGCTCTGTGGTGCTATTCACTCCTCGGTTGCTAAACAGATGAAAAGCGAGGCGGCCAACCTTGCAGCAGCCGGGAAGGAAGTTAAGATTATTGGAGTTGGTGATAAAATCAGGAGTATACTTCACAGGTGATATTTATACATTGTTTATGTAGAAGGCTGCAGGCACCAGTAAAGGGCAGTTTCTTTGATAGTTTATTGAAGCAAGGTGTCTTTTTGGTTGCCATTTTATAGACATGGAgaagctttgttttgtttcaagtTTTATTCCAGGATATCTTAGAATGTGTAGATTTCCCTTGTTTTTCACTTGTCATTTGCTTCTCCTTCTTCCAAACCATAAATGGAATACAGTAGGAGTGTCAGAAgctcagggctttttttttttttttttaatgaggactCTGGGGAGTTGTCATGGTCTGGAAATGCCAGAAATGAATAACAGTTAATTAGAATTGTCAGGAGAGGagtaaaggcagagagagagataagGCGAAAAAGGCTGATTGTGAGTCCTCAGCTTTGGGCAGGCGCTGAAGGACGGGTGACCATAATAAGGTAGGGGGCACCTTAAGTCAGTGAACACCGCTGAAAaaacactcaaaaataaatatctCCACTCAGAAAACACTTGATTCATAGAGTATTTTTGCCTTGTTCCCGTTGCAGAAGTATTCCTCTCAGCTGTTTCATGTGATCTCTTCGTTTTCTCATAGGACTCATTCTGACCAGTTTCTGGTGACATTCAAAGAAGTGGGGAGGAGACCCCCTACCTTTGGGGATGCATCAGTCATTGCCCTTGAGCTGTTAAATTCTGGATATGAATTTGATGAAGGGTCTATCATCTTTAACCGATTCAGGCAAGAAAAATAGTGAAATCCAGGCTTTTTtatgttcagatttttttcagttgagtGAATGTCTCCTTAATAGTGTGAAATTATAAGCTTGAATTTACATTAGTTTTTGCCATTTCTAGGTCTGTCATCTCCTACAAGACAGAAGAAAAGCCCATCTTTTCCCTTGACACCATTTCAAGTGCTGGTGAGTTTATTTTGTATGACAAGTATTTTTCCTGTGAACGAGAGATTTGCAGATGGAGGAAAACAGTATTTGTCAGGGTGGGTTTTTTCAGCAGTAACAAAAATGTTGAGCTGTTTCTATCACCATCTATTAGCAGCTTCCATGAAACTGTAAAACATTCAttgtataaataaatatccaTTGGGGGCCAACATTATATATGAAAGTCATCATTGCTCAGTGAAGCATTCTAGAAATAATACTCAGGAACCAATTTCATTTTCCTCTCCTATATATTATATTTCTTCTATTCTAAGAGGTACACTCTATAATGTCTCTAAAATTGAGGTGCTTCTACCAGTCAGTAGCACATCATTTTAAATTGGCTGTGTTACTTTATTTCTTCAAGGTATATAAAATAGGAATTACACGATCCTCTGCATCTTAAGTCAACGGAATACAGCCCTGTCTCACTTTACCCTAATGAAGACTTTGTGAATGCGCTGCTAAATTTCTGCTGCCTAATTGCTGAAATGCAGAGCAGACTCTAACTCTTCTACTCATATTCTCAGAAAAACTTTCCCTCTCTCGTTGTCCTGACAGTCAGATTTCTCCGATAACCACATGGTTGAGTTGGGATTTTTATATCACACTATACaagtctcatttttctcattaatttctcTATTGAAAAACACGGTCCCGGGCTGTCTGCTGGCTTAGTCCAGGGCACTCTGCTAGATGCTCTACAGAGGCTTTATACCCATGAAATGTAGGGCTGTTACTTTAAATGTCGGCCTCTTGGGTTTTATGAAGTTAAGCATTTCAAGTAGAATACCAAGTGCTTTGTTTATACATCATGTTTTACTGAAAATCTGCTATAATCTATAGTATGAAAATAGATGAAGCTTTTAGAACTGTATATTTTAACCAGTCTTACATTGACTTCTCTGCGATTATAAAGGATTTTTGCACCAGGAAGCTTCTTGATTAAATCAGTCTTTGCATTTCAACAGAGAGCATGAGTATCTACGATGACATTGATGCTGATGTGCTGCGGAATTACCAGGAATACAGCCTGGCCAACATCATCTACTACTCCTTGAAGGAGTCCACCACGAGTGAGCAGAGCGCCAGGATGACGGCCATGGACAACGCCAGCAAGAATGCTTGTAAGCGCCCGGCAGGCTGAGCGCATTCCTTTGCTGAGGCTGCGTGGAGGCCCTCGCTCATGTCAAAGGGTGTTAGCAATTCTGGAAGAGGAGCAGGAAAGCTGGGGTCTGGTCCTGGGCTCTGCCACTGGTCCTGTGAGGatagaaaaattatattcttctCCTTAAAGGAAGTAACGTCTTACTTGGTAGGAAGGAAGTGTGCAAGTACTTTAATTCTTGGAAGATACAAAAAAAATATATCTCTATAACGTTTTTCAAGAGGCCAGTTCTAGTACCTCAAAGGAGACAGAATCTTATTTTTGAATTAAACAACTTAGATCTCATGAATGAGTTAGTAAGCAAGGTATTCTTTTCTGGTTTTAGATCTTGTTGTCTaatcttctgttttgtttgtagCCGAAATGATTGACAAATTGACTCTGACATTCAATCGCACCCGCCAAGCTGTCATCACCAAGGAGCTGATAGAAATCATCTCTGGTGCTGCGGCTCTGTAAGTAACTGAGCGTTGCCTTCAGCATTCTCGTCTCACAGAGCCTGCTCGTTTATCCTTGGCACGTttatgtccccttctcccctcccattTTTTGGtctgttacagaaaaaaaatgatccaTTGCTTAATCTTGTTTCCTTGATCTTAGAGTATAAAGATTTGGTGAAAATGAGATCTCTGGAGTATTTTTGATTGTTTCAGCCAAAACATTCAGGCTTAGTTTATCAGTTACTTACTGGTTTTCAGTTTGGTTTTTTATAAATCTATAAATTATTGAATGGTGGTAGGGTCAGGAAGTTTTTAACTAAGTTTTCTGTATCAGTACTGTCCTTTGATAGTTCTTAAAATACTGCTTTTCTCAAGAAAATGTCTTGGTTGTTTAGCTAGGTATGTTAATGTTTATAACCAGGGTTATAGTAATGGGAAATCTATTAAAATGATTACATTGAACACCCATTACATGCCTCATATAGTGCTAAAGGGTGGGATCCTTTGTCCCAAGGCATTTACATCCGAATAGGATAAGAAAACGTAGACAGTTGTGCTGAAAGATAAAATGTGTATTAGGTTATCTTTGACTCATTCTCTCACCTCCTGCTAGTTGGTCACCAAATTCTCTAAATCTTACCTTCTAAATATCCCTTGACTTTCTCCCCTTTATGCCCTCAGAACGCATCTTTGTCATTTCTCTcccaaattagaaaatatattttttttaagtggcacATGCTTTTTCCtgaaatgtcattctttttttcccctgcaccCTTAATCCTCCGCCTGACTGACTCTGTTTGTCCTTCATAACGGAGCTGGGGGACTCCTTTCCCCCAGAAAACCCTCCTTTGTGGTGTGAGTGGGGCTATTTCCCGCGTTTCCCTCCATCACAGCACTTAGACCATGTTATTAGGAACTGCCCCTAGGTTTGTCTGTGTCCTGTGGCTGGAGAGGGGCCATGTCTCGTTCACTTGTAGCTTCATCACCTGGCATGCACttccttagtaaatatttgtggtcTGAATGAATGATGAGCCATCAGTGTATTAAGAACTGGAATTTTAGAAGAGACAGAAATAACACTTTGCTGAATATATGAATACCTGGGTCCAGGTTTAAGACTCGGGAAAAGGTTCATTGCTAAGGTGACATAGAGGTTGGTCCTTTTTGTCTCTGGAGGATGGAAATGGGCAGGATTCTAGAGAGACACACAATCTGGTTGAGACCATTCTGTCAGTGTTGGTTGGCTCCATCAGCTCTGCTGTCCTAAACAGCCTTCCTTCTCTTATTTTGCTTTCAAGCCTGCGTATAAGCTATCTGTCCTCCTGGTCACTACTGCTCTGTTAGCATCAGTGTCCAGGCAGTGATGAGTGGTCCTGCCACTTAGCAGCTTGACAGCCATGGTTAAGATGCTCTCCCTGCAACACAGTTGTTTTCTATGACATGCGAGCTGGGATGGGGTTGAGCAGGTGTATTATTTGTGTCCTCCTTGCTGTGCATCTGCTGCTTCTCCGGTGGCGAGTGTGCTGAGGCCTGGGGGAAAGAACTGCACTCTGAAGGTCTGGGGGCTGTAAGATGCAGAGAGCCAGGGGAAAGAGCAGTGGATGCTCAGAATAAATGGAGGCTACAGGCTCTGCAGAGTGGAGGACCCGGCTCTTGGTTAGGAATGTGGGGACCTGACTGAAAGTAGCAAATGCAGAGAAATGAGAAGGACATTGGGACACAAAGAATGAGAATTTTAATAACAGTTCAAATAACTGGAAATTGCCtgttcagttttcactttctagAAAGGCAGGCTAAATCGTTTATTAAAAGTTAGCTGTGCAAACCTTAATAATCCTCATGATGgattatttatatgaaatgaacTTGCATGCTCTGTAACCTATCAGCTCTTCTGCTTAAAGACTAGTATTTAATACAAACACATTTGGCTATTTGGTAATAAAAGGCATGAGTAAACCATATTTGAGGTGCCAAGTGTTAGTTGCTagcttaaattaaaatatatatatatatatactacttaTAGCAAAATTGTGGTTTAAAGTGTGCTTTCATAGTCCTGCCTACTTGCATGAACATGGTTTTATTACTTTAGCCAGATTCAGGTCTGTAATGTTTCGTAACAATTAGTGACTCTGTTTTAAGGAACTCTTTTGGTAAGTATTTATGTGATACAAGGTAGTGAATGAGGAAATGGGCTTTCCTAGTTGGAAACTGTACATGATTAACCCGCATggattgcttcctgacctgcttgttttctgtttgtgtttttcttctaaTATAATAACCCAGGGAGTAATGAAAATCAAGTTTCATCCTCAGACAAGAGGTAA contains:
- the ATP5F1C gene encoding ATP synthase subunit gamma, mitochondrial isoform X3, with the translated sequence MFSRAGVAGLSAWTVQPQWIQVRNMATLKDITRRLKSIKNIQKITKSMKMVAAAKYARAERELKPARVYGVGSLALYEKADIKTPEDKKKHLIIGVSSDRGLCGAIHSSVAKQMKSEAANLAAAGKEVKIIGVGDKIRSILHRTHSDQFLVTFKEVGRRPPTFGDASVIALELLNSGYEFDEGSIIFNRFRSVISYKTEEKPIFSLDTISSAESMSIYDDIDADVLRNYQEYSLANIIYYSLKESTTSEQSARMTAMDNASKNASEMIDKLTLTFNRTRQAVITKELIEIISGAAAL
- the ATP5F1C gene encoding ATP synthase subunit gamma, mitochondrial isoform X2, with the protein product MFSRAGVAGLSAWTVQPQWIQVRNMATLKDITRRLKSIKNIQKITKSMKMVAAAKYARAERELKPARVYGVGSLALYEKADIKTPEDKKKHLIIGVSSDRGLCGAIHSSVAKQMKSEAANLAAAGKEVKIIGVGDKIRSILHRTHSDQFLVTFKEVGRRPPTFGDASVIALELLNSGYEFDEGSIIFNRFRSVISYKTEEKPIFSLDTISSAESMSIYDDIDADVLRNYQEYSLANIIYYSLKESTTSEQSARMTAMDNASKNASEMIDKLTLTFNRTRQAVITKELIEIISGAAAL
- the ATP5F1C gene encoding ATP synthase subunit gamma, mitochondrial isoform X1, coding for MFSRAGVAGLSAWTVQPQWIQVRNMATLKDITRRLKSIKNIQKITKSMKMVAAAKYARAERELKPARVYGVGSLALYEKADIKTPEDKKKHLIIGVSSDRGLCGAIHSSVAKQMKSEAANLAAAGKEVKIIGVGDKIRSILHRTHSDQFLVTFKEVGRRPPTFGDASVIALELLNSGYEFDEGSIIFNRFRSVISYKTEEKPIFSLDTISSAESMSIYDDIDADVLRNYQEYSLANIIYYSLKESTTSEQSARMTAMDNASKNASEMIDKLTLTFNRTRQAVITKELIEIISGAAALE